The following is a genomic window from Pseudomonadota bacterium.
TGCGCGCCGGCAGGCATGACAGGCGGTAATGCGCTTCCTCGAGTCCGAGGATGTTCTTGTCGCGCACGAAGTCGGTGATGAACTCGGTGGTGTAACGGCCGATGGTCACGAACTTGGTATGCGCGCCGCCGTCGGACACGCCGGGCACGGTGTATTCGCTGCTGAAGATCTCGCGGTTGAGCTCGACGTCGGTGTTGAACGGCGGCGTGAAGATCTCGGTACGCAGGTCCTCGTCCACCACGATGTCGAGCAGGCAGTCGATGGGATGACGGCTCTGGGCGGCGCCGATGGCCTCGAGCGTCATGCCTTCCCACTGCTTGTTGCCGGGCTTGAAGGTCTTGTGCACCACGAAGTTCTTGATCGGGCCCGTCACCACCGGCATGCGACCGTGGTCGTAATCTTCACGCAGGTTGGCGCGGATCTGCGGGTCCTGCATCTTGGCCTTGCGCGTCGGCACGTCGCCGAGCGTCACGTTGCGCCAATCGTCCTGACCGTCGAGCAGGTTGAAGTCCTCGAAGGTCATGGTCTGTTCGTTGCCGACGTTGATGGCCTGCAGCCACACCTGGTTGCCCTTGGCCTGGGCCTTCTCCGCCCATTGCAGCAGGCGACGGCTCTGGCGCGGATGGTAGTTGTTGGCCGACACCACGTTGAACAGCACCGGGCAGCCCGACACCTCCGCGAGTTTCTCGACGAACACCAGGTCTTCGTAGATGTCTTCACGCGCCTGCGTGATCTGGATATGGCCGTTACCGCGCTTCTTCAGCACCTCGGCGAATTTAAGGCAGGTCTCGTTGCTCATCATGTCGGTGACCATCGGCGTGCCGTCGTAGTCACGCTGCACCGAGGTGAAACCATCACCGAGCTTCTGCACCGACCAGCCCGGCGCACCGGCATCCATGCCGACGTTGATGAGGCGGCACATCTCTTCCATCTCGGCGTCGGTGGGTTCGCGCGACTTCGCTTCCTCGAGGCCCATCACCCAGATCATGAGCGGGCCCAGCGGCACGTAGGACAGCACGTTGACGCCCTTGGGCATGCGCGCCAGCGAGTCCATCCATTCCGGGAAAGTCACCCAGTCCCACAGCATGCCCTGCTTCATGGAGTCGTAGGGAATGGCTTCGACGCGCGACATCGACAGCATCACGCGATCGCGATTGGCGGGCGCGACCGGCGCAAAACCGAAGCCGCAGTTGCCGAGTACCAGCGAGGTGACGCCGTGCCAGCCGGACAGCGTGCAATAGGGATCCCACTGGATCTGCGCGTCGTAGTGAGTGTGGAGATCGATGAAGCCGGGCGCGACGATGAGGCCCTTGGCGTCGATCACCTGCTTGGCGTCCCCGGCGGCCAAGGGCGTGCGCGAGATCGCCACCACCTTGCCGTCGCGAATACCGATGTCGCCATTGAAACGCGGCGCGCGCGTACCGTCGATGATGGTGCCGTTCTGGATCAGGGTATCGAATTGGGCCATGGTCTCCTCTCCTCTCGAAGGTTTGCGTTGGGCCGCCAGGCGGCTGCGGAGCGGTCGGCGGCAGGCGCTCGTGTGAGCGTCGTGAGGTCCTGTGCGGGACGACATCGCCGTGGCGGGAGAGTCTGGCACCAAAGATTGCCGTTCGTAAAACCGGATAATAGACTCGATACGTTCGGCTATTCGGTCAAACCAGATCCAGGTCAAGTCATTGGCCCGCGCGGAGCACCGCCATGAATCACCGCGAAGAGCTCGAGGCCCTGACCGAGCTCGCCTATGCCGGCAACATGCGCCGCGCCGCCGAGGCGCTCGGCATCTCGCAATCGACCCTGAGCGATGTCATCACGCGGCTCGAAAGCGCCTACGGCGCGCCGCTGTTCGAACGCGACCGGCGCGGTTCACACCCGACGGTGTACGGGCGCGTTGTCATCGACGCCGCCGCCCAGGCGCTGCGCCTGATGGACGAGGCGCACCGCGAGATCGGCCTCATCAAGGGCTCGGCCATTGGTCGCCTCGCGATCGGCGCCGAAGCCGGCCTCATCGAGCCCTACCTGACCGAGGCCATCGTCAGCGGCATGCGCCGCTACCCCAGCCTGCGCTTTCGCCTGCAGGCGCAGGATTCGAGTTCACTCGCCCAGGAACTGCGTGACAAGCGCATCGATTTCTTTTTCGGCGTACGCCCCGACGTACCCACCGCCGGGCTCGAGCTGCGCGAGATCGGCATGATCCACGCCCAGCCCTTCGTGCGGCCCGGCCATCCCCTCGCCAGCGGCGGCCCCCACGGCCTCGCGCGCATCATGGTCTACCCCATCGTGCAGGGCCCCGGTCCACGCTGGTTCATACGTCGCATCGGCGAGGAGTTGCGTAACGAAGTCGGGCCCGAGGCGCGGCGCGACGCGGCCGTCATCGTCAACGATTTCGGCGTGGTGCGCGCCATCGTGCGCGAGACCGACGCGGTGGGCTTCGCCACCAGCGCCTTGCTGCACGCGGAAGTGTCGAGCGGCGCCTTCGTGCCGCTGCGCCTGCCGCCGGCGCAGGCGCGCCTGTTGGTGTTGCCGATGTTGATCGGGACCTTGGTCGATCGTGCCCTGCCACCGGCGGCGCTGGAGCTGATCGCGGACCTGGAAGCAGTGGTGAAACGCTACGGCGAATTGGAAGACTTGTAGGTGCGTGTGCGTCGTCGATTCATTGTGGGTCAGACTTCAGTCTGACATTCACAGCGTGCAGCCCCATCGAGGTCGTCGACCCAATGTCAGACTGAAGTCTGACCCACAAAAATTTTCCGCGCGGTCTAGCGCGTCAACCAATCGAACTTCTGCGGCTTGCGTGTCGACTGCGGATTGATCATCACGTTGATCAAGGTCGGCATGCTTTCCTGCGCGGCATCGCGCAACGCGTTGCGCAAGTCTTCCGGCGTGTTGACGAAGAAGCCGCGCCCGCCGAACGCTTCGATGACCTTGTCGTAACGAGCGTTGGGCGTGTAGGTATAGGGCGGGATCGGATCGCGCAGCTCCGTTTCGCCCGAGCCGATGCCGTTGTTGTTGACGACGATGAACGTGATCGGCAGCCGGTAGCGGCAAGCGGTTTCGACTTCCATGCCGCTGAAGCCGAAAGCGGAATCGCCCTCGATGCAGAACACGCGCTTGTCCGCATGGGTGACGGCGGCCGCGATGGCGAAACCCGGGCCGACGCCCATGGTGCCGAAAGTGCCGGCGTCCAGGCGCTGACGGGGCGCGAAGTTGGGCATCATGCTGCGGCCGATGTCCATGGTGTTGGCGCCTTCGCTGACAATGATGGCGTCGCGCGGCAGCTGCGCGCGGATCTCGCCGAACACGCGGTAGTAGCCCATGGGCAAGGAATCGTCGCGGGTCATGGCGGCGACCTGGGCATCGTTGTCGGCAATCTTGGCGCGCAGCGCCGTCCACCACTCGCTGTCGGCGGCGAAGCGCCACGGCGACGCGCCAAGCGCGTCGTTCATCTGCGCCATCACCGCCTGCGCGTCACCGACCAGCCCCACCTCGGCGGGCACGTTGGTGCCGATCTCTTCCGCGGCGATGTCGAGCTGCACCACGCGCACATCGCGCGCGAAGCGCGGCGGCAGGCCGAAGTGCATGATCCAGTT
Proteins encoded in this region:
- a CDS encoding amidohydrolase family protein gives rise to the protein MAQFDTLIQNGTIIDGTRAPRFNGDIGIRDGKVVAISRTPLAAGDAKQVIDAKGLIVAPGFIDLHTHYDAQIQWDPYCTLSGWHGVTSLVLGNCGFGFAPVAPANRDRVMLSMSRVEAIPYDSMKQGMLWDWVTFPEWMDSLARMPKGVNVLSYVPLGPLMIWVMGLEEAKSREPTDAEMEEMCRLINVGMDAGAPGWSVQKLGDGFTSVQRDYDGTPMVTDMMSNETCLKFAEVLKKRGNGHIQITQAREDIYEDLVFVEKLAEVSGCPVLFNVVSANNYHPRQSRRLLQWAEKAQAKGNQVWLQAINVGNEQTMTFEDFNLLDGQDDWRNVTLGDVPTRKAKMQDPQIRANLREDYDHGRMPVVTGPIKNFVVHKTFKPGNKQWEGMTLEAIGAAQSRHPIDCLLDIVVDEDLRTEIFTPPFNTDVELNREIFSSEYTVPGVSDGGAHTKFVTIGRYTTEFITDFVRDKNILGLEEAHYRLSCLPARMAGFLDRGVLAEGRPADVVIYDYDALQCTPSEIAHDFPGGEWRRIQKAEGYRYIMVNGDVTFRDGECTGATPGKLLRHGHA
- a CDS encoding LysR family transcriptional regulator gives rise to the protein MNHREELEALTELAYAGNMRRAAEALGISQSTLSDVITRLESAYGAPLFERDRRGSHPTVYGRVVIDAAAQALRLMDEAHREIGLIKGSAIGRLAIGAEAGLIEPYLTEAIVSGMRRYPSLRFRLQAQDSSSLAQELRDKRIDFFFGVRPDVPTAGLELREIGMIHAQPFVRPGHPLASGGPHGLARIMVYPIVQGPGPRWFIRRIGEELRNEVGPEARRDAAVIVNDFGVVRAIVRETDAVGFATSALLHAEVSSGAFVPLRLPPAQARLLVLPMLIGTLVDRALPPAALELIADLEAVVKRYGELEDL
- the oxc gene encoding oxalyl-CoA decarboxylase — translated: MAQLDGTAIIARSLKRQGVEHIFGVMGFPIVDLAQVVQREGLNFYGFRNEQSASYAAGAVGFMSGRPGVCMTVSGPGMVHAVAGLSNAWANCWPMLLVSGAPDSYQREQGAFQEAPQLEAARPFVKLSTRPDCLARVPAYVEKCVRTSMAGRPGAVYLDLPNDIIADRCEEERLQWPPCATAPARSLADPREVERAVAALRSAKRPLVIVGKGAAYARAEQEVRAFIEAARLPFLAAPMGKGVVPDDHALSVAPARSLALQEADVIFLIGARLNWIMHFGLPPRFARDVRVVQLDIAAEEIGTNVPAEVGLVGDAQAVMAQMNDALGASPWRFAADSEWWTALRAKIADNDAQVAAMTRDDSLPMGYYRVFGEIRAQLPRDAIIVSEGANTMDIGRSMMPNFAPRQRLDAGTFGTMGVGPGFAIAAAVTHADKRVFCIEGDSAFGFSGMEVETACRYRLPITFIVVNNNGIGSGETELRDPIPPYTYTPNARYDKVIEAFGGRGFFVNTPEDLRNALRDAAQESMPTLINVMINPQSTRKPQKFDWLTR